The genome window GCGGAAACATCGTCAGTCCCTTCCACGCCTGGGGATCTCCAAGTTTCAGGTTGGAGAGGGCGGCTTTCAGTGGATGCATGGGCGACTCCTTGATATGGTCAGCAAAAATCAGTAAAGTGCATAATTATCGATGTAGAGGGGATTCTGTCAACAGTAAACAACATTAATCACCATTAAAAACCACTTCTATGGCTTTTGACCGGGAAACGGAAAGCTACACGGCCGCTGAACTGCAGCGGGAGACCGGGTTCGATCGCAGGACCATCGCCTACTACGTGCACGAAGGCCTGCTGCCCAAGGTGGGAAGGCGCGGGTCGCGAACCCGATACCCGAAGCTGGTCCGGGACCGCCTGCTCTTCATTCGACAGGTTCGGGAAGCGGAGCAGCGAGGGATTGTGGCGCCGGTGTCCCTCCGCGACATGCGCAAGATCTTCGAGCACACGCCGCCGGAGCTGATTTCCGGTGTCGCCGACGGGCGGATTCCCGTCAACCCGGAAGCCGTCTCCACCATATCTCCCAGCATCCGTCCACTAGCCCGGCGGCGGGAAGCCATCGAGGAACGTTGGGCGCCTGTGCGGAAAGACCGACCCAGCGCCGAGTTTCCCGGAAGATTGGCCGATTCACGCTTCCACGAGCCCGGCCCGGAAGAAAGCGAGGCGCCCGAGAGGCACTACTGGCGGGACAGCCACCCGGAGGAGAAAGGGAACCGCCGGGCCACGGACCAGGACGACCCGAACCTCGCGTACCAGCCGATACCGGTTGAAGATTCCGAACCAGGCCGGGAATCGGAGCTCGGCGAACTGCTGGCCGCACTACAGGACATCGCGGACCACCGCCGACAACCGTCGCCCGCAATGGACCGCTGGCTTCAAGTAGAGGTTTCTCCGGATATCACGCTCTCGGTCCGGGGGGTGAACGACGAAGCAGCCGCCTTACTGGAGAGAGCGGTCCACCGCCTGCGCCGCCTCATGCGCGAACACGCGGAAGTGGGGATGGATGAGGAGGAAGATGAGTCGTGAGGGTTGTGAAGCGGGCTGGCGTGCTTCCCCGGGACGATTGGGTGTTCAGCGCTTATTCTGGGGTGGACCTAAACTGTGGGGTAGACCACTGCAACGTTCGTTATCCGCTGCGCCCCCCAATGTGCCGACACCTGCCCCTGCCAATCCACGCCCGAGCACTTTTGGGCTTGGTCGGGTGTGACTTTGACTTTTCCCGAGATCAGGAAGTCTCGGTTTCCTCGTTGAGGACGGAAAGATACCGGTCATAGACAAATAGGCGGTTCCGTCGTTTTCCGGTAATCTCCCGCGCGATCCCCTGAGTCGCGAGCAGTTCCATGGCTGAGGCAGTTGCCCGAAAGGAGAGCTTGGTCTCTCGGCACGCCGCAGGCAACGATAGAATAGGCCTCGCCTTGAGCGCGTCGTGTACACGCAGTGCCGACCCGGTCTTCCGCCCCCCTGACACTTGAATGCGGTTGCGGTCATCCTGGAACATGCGGGACAGACCCTGTGCACTGGAGACTGCACCCTCAGCCGTTCGCTTCACTCCTTCCAGGAAGAAGCCAAGCCAAGCCTCCCAGTCGCCTGTGCGGCGCACGTGGTTCAGCAAGTCGTAGTAGTCACCGCGGTGTTGCTTGAAATACAGGCTCAGATAGAGGAGCGGCTGGCTTAGCAAACCGGCTTGACACAGAAGTAGCGTTATGAGAAGCCGGCCAACGCGGCCGTTTCCGTCCAGGAAGGGGTGAATGGTCTCGAACTGCACGTGTGCAAGCCCCGCCCTTAGAAGTACGGGCACCCCATCGTCGGTGGCGTGGAAAAAGCGTTCTAACGCCGTCATGCAATCGGGCACGACCGTGTGCGGCGGGGGCACGAAAGCAGCATGACCCGGCCGGTTGCCGCCGACCCAATTCTGCGAGCGGCGGAACTCACCGGGTGTTTGGGACTGTCCCCGCCCGCTCGACAACAACACACCGTGGATCTCGCGGATCAGGCGATTCGACAGGGGGAAATTCTGCTCCAGGCGACGCAAACCATATCTGAGCGCCGCCACGTAGTTGGACACTTCGGTCACATCATCAAGCGGAATCCCGGGCACTTCCTCAAGCTCGAATAGCAGAAGATCCGACAGAGAGGACTGCGTGCCCTCGATCTGAGAGGAAAGCACCGCTTCCTTGCGCACATAGGCATACAGGAAGAGCGCGTGGTCCGGCAGCAAAGTCGAGACCGCGTCGAGGCGGCCCAAGGCAAGTACCGCCGATTCCAGAAGCTGTTGCAGCGAGCCGTCCAACATCAGAGCAGGTGTTGGGGGCAACGGCAGCGGCACAAATGCCCGAACCCGCTCACCGCCGACGATCGTCACTTCATAGCTGCCGCTTTCTCCGCGCCGCATGATGGGCTGTCCTTATTTACGGTTGTTCAATAACACTATTTGCTATTTAACTTTAGTGTCTAAATTACAATAACGAAGGTTCCAATGCAAATCCAGCGGGGACAATCACGATAAGGGATACTGCCGAGCGCACATCTTGTACTGCCGGGCATTCACCGCAGTCTCAGTCGAAACCGACAGGCCCACGCCTGGGTAGTCACTGGCCTTCGACACCTACGGCTACGATGGCAGGAGTGTCCCCGCCCCCCATCCCCTCACCCCGCAAACACTTCCTCCAGAGCGGCGCGCATGACCGCGCTGTCGGGGTCCTGGCCGGTCCAGTAGCGGAAGCTGATGACGCCCTGGTTGACCAGCATGCCCAGGCCGTCCAGAGCGGTGCAGCCTCGGGCGGCGGCGTTCCGCAGCAGGCGGGTTTGAGGGGGGTTGGCGATGACGTCGGCCACCACCATAGCAGGCGTGAGGGTGTCTGTGCGGAGGGGGATTCGGGCGCCGGCATCGGGGTGCATGCCGATGGAGGTGGCGTTGATGAGGATCTCGGTGTCTTCGGACACGGCGTGGTCTCCCTCCCAGGGAAGGAAGCGGGCCTCCACCTCGGTTCGGGTCTGAAGCAGCTCCACAAGTTCCTGTCCCCGCCGGGGGCTGCGGTTGACAATGGTGATGCGGGAGGCTCCGGCCAAGGCCGTCTCGACCGCGATGGCCCGGGCGGCCCCGCCGGCGCCCAGGATCGTCACCCGCTTGCCTGCCGGTTGGGTCACCTCGCGCAGCGACTGCAGGAATCCCTTGC of Acidobacteriota bacterium contains these proteins:
- a CDS encoding Fic family protein, giving the protein MRRGESGSYEVTIVGGERVRAFVPLPLPPTPALMLDGSLQQLLESAVLALGRLDAVSTLLPDHALFLYAYVRKEAVLSSQIEGTQSSLSDLLLFELEEVPGIPLDDVTEVSNYVAALRYGLRRLEQNFPLSNRLIREIHGVLLSSGRGQSQTPGEFRRSQNWVGGNRPGHAAFVPPPHTVVPDCMTALERFFHATDDGVPVLLRAGLAHVQFETIHPFLDGNGRVGRLLITLLLCQAGLLSQPLLYLSLYFKQHRGDYYDLLNHVRRTGDWEAWLGFFLEGVKRTAEGAVSSAQGLSRMFQDDRNRIQVSGGRKTGSALRVHDALKARPILSLPAACRETKLSFRATASAMELLATQGIAREITGKRRNRLFVYDRYLSVLNEETETS
- the aroE gene encoding shikimate dehydrogenase: MAQRWNFRQELVFCFGHHLADNPTQHMLEKAFRHHGLNWRYVNFELGNERLAEAVRAVRVLGFRGGNCTMPCKVTVIPHLDRLGQSAGVMEAVNCVVVDGEELVGENTDGKGFLQSLREVTQPAGKRVTILGAGGAARAIAVETALAGASRITIVNRSPRRGQELVELLQTRTEVEARFLPWEGDHAVSEDTEILINATSIGMHPDAGARIPLRTDTLTPAMVVADVIANPPQTRLLRNAAARGCTALDGLGMLVNQGVISFRYWTGQDPDSAVMRAALEEVFAG
- a CDS encoding MerR family transcriptional regulator, which gives rise to MAFDRETESYTAAELQRETGFDRRTIAYYVHEGLLPKVGRRGSRTRYPKLVRDRLLFIRQVREAEQRGIVAPVSLRDMRKIFEHTPPELISGVADGRIPVNPEAVSTISPSIRPLARRREAIEERWAPVRKDRPSAEFPGRLADSRFHEPGPEESEAPERHYWRDSHPEEKGNRRATDQDDPNLAYQPIPVEDSEPGRESELGELLAALQDIADHRRQPSPAMDRWLQVEVSPDITLSVRGVNDEAAALLERAVHRLRRLMREHAEVGMDEEEDES